Proteins encoded together in one Lysinibacter cavernae window:
- the argB gene encoding acetylglutamate kinase gives MSVNTPALDQAEASLKAEVLIESLPWLKRFRDQIIVIKFGGNAMVSEELTRAFAEDVVYLRYAGLKPVVVHGGGPQISAMLDRLDIQSEFRGGYRVTTPEAMDVVRMVLTGKINPQLVGQINEHGPLATGLSGEDAGLFEGQKRTAVIDGETVDLGLVGDVVSVSPATVLAQLEAGLIPVISSIAPDRDVPGSSLNVNADAAASALAVALGAAKLVILTDVAGLYSDWPDTTSLVSTIEAEELRELLPSLESGMIPKMTACLDAVDGGVEKAAIIDGRVAHSILLEVFTSRGIGTEVYNSQRAELQLERERRTNG, from the coding sequence ATGAGTGTTAATACCCCTGCACTTGACCAGGCCGAGGCCTCACTGAAGGCCGAAGTTCTTATCGAGTCGCTTCCGTGGCTCAAGCGTTTCCGTGACCAGATCATCGTTATCAAATTTGGCGGCAACGCAATGGTGAGCGAAGAACTCACTCGCGCCTTTGCCGAGGACGTTGTGTATCTGCGTTACGCCGGGCTCAAACCCGTTGTTGTGCACGGCGGAGGCCCCCAGATCTCGGCAATGCTTGACCGTCTTGATATTCAGAGCGAGTTCCGCGGCGGATATCGGGTGACAACTCCCGAGGCGATGGATGTCGTTCGCATGGTGTTGACCGGCAAGATTAACCCGCAGTTGGTTGGCCAGATCAATGAGCACGGCCCGCTTGCGACCGGGCTGTCCGGTGAGGATGCCGGCCTCTTCGAGGGCCAAAAGCGAACGGCAGTGATCGATGGCGAAACCGTCGACCTTGGTCTTGTAGGCGACGTTGTTTCGGTGAGCCCCGCAACCGTACTCGCCCAGCTCGAAGCCGGTCTCATCCCGGTTATCTCGTCGATTGCTCCAGATCGTGACGTTCCTGGCAGCTCACTCAATGTGAATGCCGATGCCGCTGCCTCGGCCCTTGCCGTTGCCCTCGGCGCAGCCAAACTGGTCATTCTCACCGATGTCGCCGGTCTCTATAGCGACTGGCCCGACACGACCTCACTCGTCTCGACAATCGAAGCTGAGGAACTGCGCGAGCTGCTCCCGTCGCTTGAATCAGGCATGATCCCAAAGATGACGGCATGTTTAGATGCGGTTGACGGCGGCGTCGAAAAAGCCGCCATCATCGATGGTCGTGTTGCCCACTCCATCCTGCTCGAGGTCTTCACCTCGCGCGGAATCGGAACAGAGGTCTACAACTCCCAGCGCGCTGAACTTCAGCTTGAGCGTGAGCGACGAACGAACGGCTAG
- the argJ gene encoding bifunctional glutamate N-acetyltransferase/amino-acid acetyltransferase ArgJ, which produces MSVTVPSGFRASGVVANLKSTGKPDLALVQNLGPRHSAAAVFTGNRAKANPIIWSERVIADGVVSAIILNSGGANCFTGSFGFQTTHQTAEAVADALGVSAGDVLVCSTGLIGVGDQEFRDKIINNVPAAVEALSEDDDSAQLAILTTDSVAKTATYAGDGWSIGAMAKGAGMLAPGLATMLVVITTDADLSSVELNHALREATRLSFDRLDSDGCMSTNDQVTLMASGASEVIPVLADFIEALKSVCSDLARQLQGDAEGSSHDIDIEVIHAKDEHDAEVVGRSVARNNLFKAAIYGNDPNWGRVLAAIGTTDATFDPYAVDVSMNGVRVCHAGEPDQPREMVDLTPRHVSVLIDLKSGDATATIRTNDLTKEYVHENSAYSS; this is translated from the coding sequence GTGAGCGTAACTGTTCCCTCCGGATTCCGGGCGTCAGGGGTTGTTGCCAACCTCAAGTCCACCGGCAAACCAGATCTTGCCCTCGTCCAGAACCTCGGGCCGCGACACTCGGCTGCGGCCGTGTTTACGGGCAACAGGGCCAAAGCGAATCCCATCATTTGGAGCGAACGCGTCATTGCCGACGGCGTCGTTTCGGCGATCATCCTGAACTCAGGCGGGGCCAACTGCTTTACCGGTTCCTTTGGATTCCAGACCACCCATCAGACGGCTGAGGCCGTTGCTGATGCGCTTGGCGTCTCGGCTGGCGATGTACTGGTGTGTTCTACCGGCCTCATCGGCGTTGGCGACCAGGAGTTCCGCGACAAGATCATCAATAACGTGCCTGCGGCAGTCGAGGCGCTGAGCGAAGACGATGACAGCGCGCAGCTCGCGATTCTCACGACCGATTCGGTGGCCAAGACGGCAACCTATGCGGGTGACGGATGGTCGATCGGCGCAATGGCGAAGGGTGCAGGCATGCTTGCCCCCGGCCTCGCCACCATGCTCGTAGTGATCACAACCGATGCTGATCTCAGCTCGGTTGAGTTGAACCATGCCCTTCGCGAGGCAACGCGGCTGAGCTTCGACCGGCTCGATTCCGACGGGTGCATGTCGACGAATGACCAGGTGACACTCATGGCATCCGGTGCCTCAGAGGTTATCCCGGTTCTCGCCGACTTTATCGAGGCGCTCAAATCGGTCTGCTCAGATCTCGCCCGCCAACTCCAGGGCGATGCAGAGGGCTCAAGCCATGACATCGACATCGAAGTGATTCATGCGAAGGACGAGCACGACGCCGAAGTTGTTGGCCGCTCGGTCGCAAGGAATAACCTTTTCAAAGCCGCGATCTACGGAAACGACCCAAACTGGGGCCGGGTACTCGCCGCAATCGGCACAACCGATGCGACGTTTGACCCCTATGCGGTCGATGTGAGCATGAACGGCGTTCGTGTGTGTCATGCCGGCGAGCCCGATCAGCCTCGAGAAATGGTTGACCTCACTCCACGTCACGTTTCGGTACTCATCGACCTTAAATCTGGCGACGCAACCGCAACCATCCGCACCAACGACCTCACGAAGGAATACGTGCACGAGAACAGCGCTTACTCAAGCTGA
- the argC gene encoding N-acetyl-gamma-glutamyl-phosphate reductase — translation MTYSVAVAGASGYAGGEVLRLLSAHPNFTVTTVTAHSNAGQRLGDVQPHLRSLADLVLQPTTAEVLDGHDVVFFALPHGASGALSEQLGASTLAIDCGADHRLTSKTDWDEFYGGDFAEPWVYGVPELLTVSGKQRDNLVGATRIAAPGCNASTVALSLAPGIAADVIEAFDIVTVLAVGPSGAGKSAKVHLLGSELMGSANPYAVGGTHRHIPEIKQALRGAGAGDDITVSFTPVLVPMSRGILATSTARLQPGMTEADVRSAWELAYASEPFVHVLPAGQFPRSADTLGANTCLIGLAVDEDAGRVVVVAALDNLVKGTAGAAIQSANIALGLPETTGLSTDGVAP, via the coding sequence GTGACCTATTCAGTAGCTGTAGCGGGTGCGAGCGGATATGCCGGAGGCGAAGTCCTTCGGCTCCTGTCCGCGCATCCCAACTTCACCGTGACGACCGTAACTGCCCACTCCAACGCTGGGCAGCGACTTGGCGATGTGCAGCCTCACCTCAGGTCCCTCGCCGATCTGGTGTTACAGCCAACAACTGCTGAGGTGCTTGACGGGCACGACGTGGTGTTTTTTGCTCTTCCGCACGGCGCCTCTGGTGCGCTTTCTGAACAGCTAGGCGCATCGACGCTCGCCATCGATTGTGGCGCAGACCACCGTCTCACGAGCAAAACAGACTGGGATGAGTTCTACGGCGGAGATTTCGCAGAGCCGTGGGTATACGGCGTCCCTGAGCTCCTGACCGTTTCCGGAAAGCAGCGCGACAACCTTGTTGGCGCGACTCGTATCGCGGCCCCCGGCTGCAACGCGAGCACGGTAGCGCTTTCCCTCGCGCCGGGTATCGCCGCCGATGTGATTGAAGCGTTTGATATCGTCACGGTTCTTGCTGTTGGCCCTTCTGGCGCAGGCAAGAGCGCCAAGGTTCACCTGCTCGGTAGCGAGTTGATGGGCAGCGCAAATCCGTATGCGGTCGGTGGCACGCACCGACACATCCCAGAGATTAAGCAGGCACTCAGAGGCGCCGGTGCCGGGGACGACATTACGGTCTCGTTTACTCCAGTGCTTGTGCCAATGTCGCGCGGTATTCTTGCGACCTCGACGGCACGTCTGCAACCGGGAATGACCGAGGCAGATGTGCGTTCAGCTTGGGAACTCGCCTATGCAAGCGAGCCGTTCGTTCATGTCCTCCCTGCCGGCCAATTTCCTCGATCAGCAGACACCCTCGGCGCAAATACCTGCCTCATCGGGCTTGCCGTCGATGAGGATGCCGGACGCGTGGTCGTTGTTGCCGCTCTCGATAACCTGGTCAAGGGCACCGCCGGTGCCGCCATTCAGTCGGCGAATATCGCACTTGGACTGCCGGAGACAACCGGCCTGAGCACAGATGGAGTTGCACCGTGA
- the pheT gene encoding phenylalanine--tRNA ligase subunit beta — protein sequence MRIPLSWLAEYVDLPADVTPEQLHAALVSVGFEEEDIHRSGVTGPVVVGQVLERTPEPQSNGKTINWCQVRVAPEGQQAADGGEDVRGIVCGAHNFEPGDKVVVTLPGAVLPGDFAIAARKTYGHVSDGMIASTKELGLGDESDGILVLSEIGLDPEVGEDAKALLGLDESAIEVNVTPDRGYAFSIRGIAREYSHATGAAFRDPAHAVTPADAAGFTVVVNDEAPLRGKNGVSVFVTRVVRGIDPTRPTPQWMSTRLALAGIRSLSLVVDITNYVMLELGNPIHGYDLDKLTGGITVRRATAGETLVTLDDQKRKLHIEDLLITDDSGAIGLAGVMGGASTEISDTTTNVLVEAAVFDPITIARSARRHKLPSEASKRFERGVDPLVSIAAAQRVVDLLVELAGGTADDLGSVLASSESASPIFLADGFIAGLIGVDFSDAEVRDTLTAIGATVADADGGLSVTPPSWRPDLTFPAALAEEVARIVGYDRIPSVLPIAPPGRGLTRTQQLRRSVAHTLAAAGSTEVLNYPFVSAAANAQYGSPEAGVQPSIKLANPLDSEAGLLRRSLLPGLLQTVLRNQSRGLTNLALYELGAVFLPEPGAQYGVVEVPALGVLPSGETLAALNASIPPQPLYVSALLTGAAVQKQAGIQQRFFDWTDALDIVRQLELAAAVDITVRQGSHQAFHPGRTAELVVTIDGAEVVAGYAGELLPAIGEELKLPHRIAAVEANLDLLMDASRREVEYVPISSYPAATQDLSLIVDQSVPAGDVMSAIIVGAGSLLEEARLVDDYRGAGLEENQKSLTFALRFRAPDRTLTAAEANEAKLAGVASATERFAAVLRE from the coding sequence ATGCGCATTCCTCTCAGCTGGTTGGCTGAATACGTTGACCTGCCCGCAGACGTCACCCCTGAGCAGCTGCATGCTGCCCTCGTGAGCGTTGGGTTTGAAGAAGAAGACATCCACCGCTCAGGCGTTACCGGCCCAGTTGTGGTCGGTCAGGTCCTTGAGCGCACGCCAGAGCCACAGTCAAACGGCAAGACCATCAACTGGTGCCAGGTTCGGGTTGCGCCGGAGGGCCAGCAGGCCGCCGACGGTGGCGAGGATGTTCGTGGCATCGTCTGTGGCGCCCATAACTTTGAGCCGGGTGACAAGGTTGTTGTTACCCTTCCCGGCGCGGTCCTTCCCGGCGATTTTGCCATCGCCGCCCGCAAGACCTACGGTCACGTGTCTGACGGTATGATTGCTTCTACCAAAGAGCTTGGCCTCGGTGACGAGTCAGATGGCATCCTTGTGCTCTCCGAGATCGGTCTTGACCCCGAGGTTGGCGAGGATGCGAAGGCCCTGCTTGGCCTAGACGAGTCCGCCATCGAGGTCAACGTCACGCCCGACCGCGGTTACGCGTTCTCTATCCGCGGCATCGCCCGCGAGTACTCGCACGCCACCGGGGCTGCCTTCCGCGATCCGGCGCATGCCGTCACCCCTGCGGATGCCGCTGGCTTCACCGTGGTTGTGAACGATGAGGCGCCGCTTCGTGGCAAGAACGGCGTTAGTGTCTTTGTCACTCGCGTCGTTCGTGGCATCGACCCAACACGGCCAACGCCGCAGTGGATGTCGACACGCCTTGCGCTCGCGGGCATCCGTTCGCTTTCGCTGGTCGTTGACATCACCAACTACGTCATGTTGGAGCTCGGCAACCCCATTCACGGCTACGACCTCGACAAACTCACCGGTGGCATTACGGTGCGCCGCGCCACAGCGGGGGAGACCCTTGTCACCCTCGACGATCAGAAGCGCAAACTGCATATCGAAGACCTGTTGATTACCGATGATTCTGGGGCCATTGGCCTCGCCGGAGTCATGGGCGGCGCGTCTACGGAGATCAGCGATACGACCACAAACGTGCTCGTTGAGGCCGCCGTTTTTGACCCGATTACGATTGCCAGAAGCGCGCGGCGTCACAAACTGCCAAGCGAAGCTTCAAAGCGTTTTGAGCGAGGCGTTGACCCGCTGGTATCGATCGCAGCAGCCCAGCGCGTGGTTGACCTGCTGGTCGAGCTGGCCGGTGGAACTGCCGACGATCTTGGTTCGGTGCTTGCAAGCAGCGAGTCAGCAAGCCCGATTTTCTTGGCTGACGGGTTTATCGCCGGGCTGATCGGCGTTGACTTCAGCGATGCCGAGGTTCGCGACACCCTGACGGCCATCGGTGCGACTGTGGCGGATGCCGATGGTGGGTTGAGCGTGACGCCGCCGTCCTGGCGTCCAGACTTGACCTTCCCCGCCGCGCTGGCAGAGGAGGTTGCCCGAATCGTTGGGTATGACCGCATCCCATCGGTGCTGCCGATTGCGCCCCCAGGGCGTGGACTGACGCGCACGCAGCAGCTGCGTCGCTCGGTCGCTCACACCTTGGCGGCGGCTGGCTCAACCGAGGTCTTGAATTACCCGTTTGTATCAGCGGCGGCCAACGCCCAGTACGGCTCCCCAGAAGCGGGAGTGCAGCCGTCGATCAAGCTTGCCAATCCACTCGACAGCGAAGCTGGCCTGTTGCGCCGGTCGTTGCTGCCTGGTCTGCTGCAGACGGTCTTGCGGAACCAGTCGCGTGGTCTGACCAACCTGGCATTGTACGAGCTCGGAGCGGTCTTCCTGCCAGAGCCTGGTGCTCAGTACGGGGTTGTTGAGGTGCCAGCACTTGGTGTGCTTCCGTCAGGCGAGACGCTCGCAGCGTTGAACGCAAGCATCCCGCCGCAGCCGCTCTATGTCTCTGCGCTGTTGACAGGCGCTGCCGTGCAAAAACAGGCCGGCATCCAGCAGCGGTTCTTTGACTGGACTGACGCGTTAGATATTGTCCGTCAGCTTGAGCTTGCCGCTGCCGTCGATATTACGGTCCGCCAGGGATCCCACCAGGCCTTCCACCCAGGCCGCACGGCAGAACTTGTTGTCACGATCGACGGCGCTGAGGTTGTCGCTGGATACGCTGGCGAGCTTCTGCCAGCTATTGGCGAAGAACTGAAGCTGCCGCACCGCATCGCGGCGGTCGAGGCGAACCTTGACCTCCTGATGGATGCCTCCAGGCGCGAGGTCGAATACGTTCCGATTTCGTCGTATCCAGCGGCGACGCAGGACCTGTCATTGATTGTGGATCAGTCCGTTCCAGCCGGTGACGTTATGAGCGCCATTATTGTGGGCGCTGGTTCGCTCCTTGAGGAGGCAAGGCTCGTAGACGACTATCGAGGCGCCGGGCTTGAGGAGAACCAGAAGTCGTTGACGTTTGCTCTTCGCTTCCGCGCCCCTGACCGCACGCTGACTGCGGCTGAGGCAAATGAGGCAAAGCTGGCTGGCGTTGCCTCTGCCACAGAACGCTTTGCCGCAGTGCTCAGGGAGTAA
- the pheS gene encoding phenylalanine--tRNA ligase subunit alpha produces MSETNPITEEAVESATAQALAALETATTFADLKALRAAHTGESSPLSQLNALLRSVPNDQKAATGKLVGQARGRVNQAFAAREEVLKAEEERAKLAAEAVDVTAAPSRWRAGARHPLAALQEVIGDIFIGMGWEIAEGPELENEWFNFDALNFGPDHPARAMQDTFFIDPVESHLLLRTHTSPVQVRALLERELPVYVVAPGRVYRTDELDATHTPVFSQVEGIAIDKGLTMAHLRGTLEHFARQLFGEEAKIRLRPNFFPFTEPSAEMDVWQPNAKGGARWVEWGGCGMVNPNVLLAAGIDPNEYQGFAFGMGIERTLQFRNDLNDMRDMVEGDIRFSSQFGTVI; encoded by the coding sequence GTGTCAGAGACCAACCCAATTACCGAAGAAGCCGTAGAATCCGCCACCGCGCAAGCCCTGGCCGCTCTCGAAACGGCCACGACGTTTGCCGACCTCAAAGCGTTGCGCGCAGCTCACACGGGGGAGTCTTCTCCGCTGTCTCAGCTCAACGCGCTGCTGCGAAGCGTTCCTAACGACCAGAAAGCCGCAACGGGCAAGCTCGTTGGCCAGGCCCGTGGTCGTGTGAACCAGGCTTTTGCGGCCCGCGAAGAAGTGCTCAAGGCAGAAGAAGAGCGCGCGAAGCTTGCGGCAGAGGCCGTTGACGTGACCGCGGCCCCATCGCGCTGGCGCGCTGGAGCCCGCCACCCACTTGCCGCGCTCCAAGAGGTAATCGGCGACATCTTTATTGGCATGGGCTGGGAAATCGCGGAGGGACCAGAGCTCGAAAACGAGTGGTTCAACTTCGACGCGCTTAACTTCGGACCTGATCATCCTGCACGCGCCATGCAAGACACATTCTTTATCGACCCCGTCGAAAGCCACCTGCTGCTGCGCACGCACACGTCGCCTGTGCAGGTTCGGGCGTTGCTCGAGCGTGAGCTGCCCGTATACGTAGTGGCCCCCGGCCGCGTGTATCGCACCGATGAGCTTGACGCGACGCACACGCCAGTGTTCAGCCAGGTTGAGGGCATCGCCATTGACAAGGGTCTGACAATGGCGCACCTCAGAGGCACGCTTGAGCACTTTGCGCGTCAGCTGTTTGGTGAAGAAGCCAAGATTCGACTTCGCCCTAACTTCTTCCCGTTTACCGAGCCGAGCGCCGAGATGGATGTGTGGCAGCCAAACGCCAAGGGTGGCGCCCGCTGGGTTGAGTGGGGTGGCTGTGGCATGGTGAATCCCAACGTGCTGCTGGCCGCCGGCATTGATCCCAACGAGTACCAGGGCTTCGCCTTTGGTATGGGCATCGAACGCACCCTGCAATTCCGCAATGACCTCAACGACATGCGCGACATGGTTGAGGGAGATATTCGCTTTAGCTCACAATTTGGAACGGTTATTTAG